In Necator americanus strain Aroian chromosome IV, whole genome shotgun sequence, the following proteins share a genomic window:
- a CDS encoding hypothetical protein (NECATOR_CHRIV.G16819.T1) produces MSSTTTAATLAFFLSIFLLLVYVFEMDFTAISSNVLSAAEKQRCNCELVTPENLICPTTVIYDKNEPEEELDENKTTFRIPRQEWYNELLAAGVGKKAPDSIGIIQSYYERKHAALVYTL; encoded by the exons ATGAGCTCAACAACAACGGCTGCGACACTGGCTTTCTTTCTCTCGATATTTTTACTGCTAGTCTATGTCTTTGAAATGGATTTCACTGCCATATCCAGCAATGTTCTATCTGCGGCGGAAAAACAGCGATGCAATTGCGAATTAG TCACTCCAGAGAACCTTATTTGTCCAACCACGGTGATATACGACAAAAATGAACCAGAAGAAGAATTGGATGAGAACAAAACGACTTTCAGGATACCTCGGCAGGAATGGTATAATGAATTGTTGGCTGCGGGAGTCGGtaaaaaa GCTCCTGATAGTATCGGAATAATACAATCCTACTATGAGAGGAAACACGCTGCTCTGGTCTATACCTTATAG
- a CDS encoding hypothetical protein (NECATOR_CHRIV.G16820.T1), producing the protein MDGSRSRSLFWKCGGQLEELLQTSTWTVYLRVGEPALMLRLTTVARCAAIVRDLACENHSKNLWKSSPVWAEMSHMWQFDEGAVCFVKAAEQVVDVSVGTGSLAKRTVDFKGRLTYCMGSFPIVEENQLEMTSIRFQSGVTQAHRSYILLAKKILEWPNFYQSRPKIVFYLQASHFSQRK; encoded by the coding sequence ATGGACGGCAGCAGGTCTCGGTCGCTTTTCTGGAAGTGCGGCGGTCAACTCGAAGAGCTGCTGCAAACTTCAACGTGGACCGTCTATTTGCGTGTAGGTGAACCTGCGCTGATGCTGCGCCTAACAACAGTGGCAAGATGCGCAGCCATTGTTCGTGACTTGGCGTGCGAGAACCACTCCAAGAACCTGTGGAAATCGTCGCCTGTATGGGCAGAGATGTCGCACATGTGGCAATTCGACGAAGGAGCCGTCTGCTTCGTCAAAGCGGCCGAACAAGTTGTTGACGTGAGCGTGGGTACTGGTTCCCTGGCCAAACGCACAGTTGACTTTAAAGGTCGTTTGACGTACTGTATGGGATCGTTTCCAATCGTGGAAGAAAATCAGTTGGAGATGACGTCGATTCGTTTCCAATCCGGTGTTACACAGGCGCATCGCTCTTATATACTTTTggctaaaaaaattctagaatggCCTAACTTTTATCAGAGTCGCCCAAAAATCGTGTTTTATCTCCAAGCGTcgcatttttctcaaagaaaatag